A single Microbacterium protaetiae DNA region contains:
- a CDS encoding serine/threonine-protein kinase: MRPTQGVTFGGRYELDSRIAIGGMGEVWEATDHVIGRTVAIKILKDEYMGDPGFLERFRAEARHAALVNHEGIASVFDYGEENGSAFLVMELVPGEALSTVLERENSLSTDKTLDIVAQTAAALQAAHAAGLVHRDIKPGNLLITPDGRVKITDFGIARIADQVPLTATGQVMGTVQYLSPEQASGHAASPATDIYSLGIVAYECLAGKRPFTGESQVAIAMAQINDQAPPLPATVAQPVQNFVLSMIAKKPEDRPASTAIVARAATALRRGDIAAAIAAVPAIGSGVDAATQLLTATGDTSAATRLLPEAGLLPGQPSAQEQKKTKKRSPWTWPLIALIALLIIVLVGTLWTIFGPRGDADATGSPSTPAVTEPTTPSSPSPTPVNVDGLSLVGMTCDAAAKLLEENDLTANQTPGSPATSDDQEGTVQSVDPTGNATPPAVITLTCYTAPTTIEQKPGAASITGTGDNGQVIEGGTATVTIPDFTCPSGTGNLSGYTFTATNGQFVNGSNSGDTSTLETGTSPGELSLNVTGTAGQSLEISYTATCSGGNGELTSPASTKSVTIGAAPVVTPPADTPTPPADDQGQGDGTGQDDGGNAQDDGN; this comes from the coding sequence ATGAGACCGACGCAGGGTGTGACCTTCGGCGGCCGCTACGAGCTCGACTCGCGGATCGCGATCGGCGGCATGGGCGAGGTGTGGGAGGCGACCGACCACGTCATCGGCCGCACCGTGGCCATCAAGATCCTCAAAGACGAGTACATGGGCGACCCGGGCTTTCTCGAGCGTTTTCGCGCCGAGGCCCGGCATGCGGCCCTGGTCAACCACGAGGGCATAGCCAGCGTCTTCGACTACGGCGAAGAGAACGGCTCGGCGTTCCTGGTCATGGAGCTGGTGCCCGGCGAGGCACTGTCCACGGTGCTCGAACGCGAGAACTCGCTGTCGACTGACAAGACCCTCGACATCGTCGCGCAGACAGCGGCTGCGCTGCAGGCCGCGCACGCCGCGGGCCTCGTGCACCGCGACATCAAGCCCGGCAACCTGCTGATCACCCCCGATGGACGGGTGAAGATCACCGACTTCGGCATCGCCCGCATCGCCGACCAGGTGCCTCTGACGGCGACCGGCCAGGTGATGGGCACGGTGCAGTACCTCTCACCCGAGCAGGCGTCGGGGCACGCGGCATCCCCCGCCACCGATATCTACTCGCTGGGCATCGTCGCGTACGAGTGCCTGGCCGGCAAGCGCCCGTTCACCGGTGAGTCGCAGGTGGCCATCGCGATGGCCCAGATCAATGACCAGGCGCCGCCGCTGCCGGCCACCGTCGCCCAGCCGGTGCAGAACTTCGTGCTGTCGATGATCGCGAAAAAGCCCGAAGACCGGCCGGCTTCGACCGCTATCGTCGCCCGCGCCGCGACAGCGCTGCGCCGCGGCGACATCGCTGCGGCCATCGCCGCGGTTCCCGCCATCGGTTCGGGAGTGGATGCCGCGACCCAGCTGCTCACGGCCACGGGTGACACCTCCGCTGCGACGCGGCTGCTGCCCGAGGCGGGGCTGCTGCCGGGCCAGCCCAGCGCACAGGAGCAGAAGAAGACCAAGAAGCGCAGCCCGTGGACGTGGCCGCTCATCGCGCTGATCGCCCTGCTGATCATCGTGCTGGTCGGAACGCTCTGGACGATCTTCGGACCCCGCGGCGACGCCGACGCGACGGGCAGTCCGTCCACCCCCGCGGTCACCGAACCCACGACACCGTCGAGCCCGTCACCGACCCCGGTGAACGTCGACGGACTCAGTCTGGTGGGCATGACGTGCGATGCGGCGGCGAAGCTGCTGGAAGAGAACGACCTCACGGCGAACCAGACGCCGGGCTCTCCCGCCACCTCTGACGACCAAGAGGGCACCGTGCAGTCGGTCGACCCGACCGGGAACGCCACCCCTCCCGCGGTCATCACCCTCACCTGCTACACCGCTCCGACGACGATCGAGCAGAAGCCCGGCGCGGCCTCGATCACGGGCACCGGCGACAACGGCCAGGTGATCGAGGGCGGCACGGCGACCGTGACGATCCCCGATTTCACGTGCCCCTCGGGCACCGGCAACCTCAGCGGCTACACCTTCACCGCCACCAACGGCCAGTTCGTCAACGGCTCGAACTCGGGCGACACCTCGACGCTTGAAACGGGCACCAGCCCCGGTGAGCTCTCGTTGAACGTCACCGGCACGGCCGGACAGTCGCTTGAGATCAGCTACACCGCGACGTGCTCGGGCGGCAACGGTGAGCTCACCTCACCGGCATCCACCAAGTCGGTCACCATCGGCGCCGCACCCGTGGTGACCCCGCCCGCCGACACCCCCACTCCGCCCGCCGACGATCAGGGCCAGGGCGATGGCACCGGGCAGGATGACGGGGGCAACGCGCAGGACGACGGCAACTGA
- a CDS encoding peptidoglycan D,D-transpeptidase FtsI family protein produces the protein MTKELRRLSIIVLIMFLALFASTSVIQVVQADDLAANPLNRRTLYDSFDVQRGSIIASGSAIASSSATNDLYSWQRTYTDAKMWAPVTGFINPVLQSSTGLEQAMNQPLSGTSNSQFLDRIERIVSGQPPRGSNVVLSLDAKVQKAAYDALGDLQGAVVAIEPKTGRILAMVTSPSFDTNTLASHDTDAVNKAYDKLNDDPTQPLDNRAIGGNMNPPGSTFKLVTVSAALASGDFTPDSTLPNVARYTLPGTSTQIQNDTGGTCGSGKEVTIATALRLSCNIPMAELASKLGADAIRAEAEKYGFNSSFELPLKSSPSVYPDSLNEAQTALSGFGQSDVRATPLQMAMVSAAVANGGIVMNPRMVDQVVGPDLTVQQKFDNTEFGRSLDENLNQELRDMMVANVSEGIATNARIDGVEVGGKTGTAQNGEDDPFSLWFTGFAPADDPQVAVAVVVENGGGQGQSGSGNTIAAPIAKKVMEAVLGK, from the coding sequence ATGACGAAGGAACTCAGACGCCTCTCGATCATCGTGTTGATCATGTTCCTGGCGCTGTTCGCCTCGACCAGCGTCATCCAGGTCGTTCAGGCCGACGACCTGGCCGCGAACCCGCTCAACCGCCGCACGCTGTACGACTCGTTCGACGTGCAGCGCGGGTCGATCATCGCCAGCGGCTCGGCGATCGCCAGCTCGAGCGCCACCAACGACCTGTACAGCTGGCAGCGCACCTACACCGACGCGAAGATGTGGGCACCGGTGACCGGCTTCATCAACCCGGTGCTGCAATCATCGACCGGCCTCGAACAGGCGATGAACCAGCCATTGTCGGGAACCAGCAACTCGCAGTTCCTCGACCGTATCGAGCGGATCGTCAGCGGTCAGCCGCCACGTGGGTCGAATGTCGTGCTCTCGCTCGACGCGAAGGTGCAGAAAGCGGCCTATGACGCCCTCGGCGATCTGCAGGGTGCTGTGGTGGCGATCGAGCCGAAGACCGGCCGCATCCTCGCGATGGTCACCAGCCCCAGCTTCGACACGAACACACTGGCCTCGCACGACACGGATGCTGTCAACAAGGCCTACGACAAACTCAACGACGACCCCACCCAGCCGCTGGACAATCGGGCGATCGGCGGCAACATGAATCCGCCGGGATCGACGTTCAAGCTGGTCACCGTCTCGGCCGCGCTGGCTTCGGGCGACTTCACGCCCGACTCGACGCTGCCGAACGTCGCGCGATACACCCTGCCGGGCACCTCGACACAGATCCAGAACGACACCGGCGGTACGTGTGGCTCGGGTAAGGAAGTCACGATCGCAACGGCGCTGCGGCTCAGCTGCAACATCCCGATGGCCGAACTGGCCAGCAAGCTCGGCGCCGACGCCATCCGCGCCGAAGCCGAGAAGTACGGCTTCAACTCCTCGTTCGAGCTTCCGCTGAAATCCTCTCCCTCGGTGTATCCCGACAGCCTGAATGAAGCCCAGACGGCGCTCAGCGGATTCGGCCAGAGTGATGTGCGGGCCACCCCGCTGCAGATGGCGATGGTCAGCGCAGCCGTCGCCAACGGTGGCATCGTCATGAATCCGCGCATGGTCGACCAGGTCGTCGGCCCCGACCTGACGGTGCAGCAGAAGTTCGACAACACCGAATTCGGTCGGTCTCTCGACGAGAACCTGAACCAGGAGCTGCGCGACATGATGGTCGCCAATGTCAGCGAGGGCATCGCGACAAATGCAAGAATTGACGGGGTCGAGGTGGGCGGCAAGACCGGCACCGCGCAGAACGGGGAAGATGACCCGTTCAGCCTGTGGTTCACCGGCTTCGCTCCCGCAGACGACCCCCAGGTTGCAGTGGCGGTCGTCGTGGAGAATGGCGGGGGTCAAGGGCAATCCGGGAGTGGAAACACGATCGCGGCGCCCATCGCGAAAAAGGTCATGGAGGCGGTGCTGGGTAAATGA
- a CDS encoding FtsW/RodA/SpoVE family cell cycle protein, translating into MRTPPGGITPVRPEPAAAPSDDGSTDTAVLRALRKIRVPQKQRNRELALLIFAFLVNGSAVVLVQLGAAGEVDPKFLIYLGVLTALALALHITLRIVARDADPFVVPIATVLTGIGLAMIYRLDVHWGRHGWAAYSNRQLAWAGIALVGAILVIVLLRNYRVLFRYTYLFGLAGVVLLLLPMVPGLGTDAGADVWISLGIFSFQPGEIAKICLAIFFAGYLVRTRDSLTSTSKRFLGFTWPRARELGPLLVLWLVSLGIIVMQHDLGTGLLIFGMFVAMLYVATGKTSWVLIGVVLAAGGAFVAWRVLPYVHGRFDNWLNAFDPDLYWSYGGSAQLVDGIFGMAHGGLLGTGLGQGRPWLTPVAESDYIFPSLGEELGLIGLFAILALYMVFTARGLRIGVNGQDDFGKLLAVGVSFTVALQVVIMVGGVTRLIPLTGLATPFLAAGGSSLVANWLIVAILLRISDAVRSRPRVVIG; encoded by the coding sequence ATGCGTACGCCTCCCGGTGGAATCACGCCGGTCCGGCCCGAGCCGGCCGCGGCGCCGTCTGACGACGGCAGCACCGACACCGCTGTGCTGCGCGCGCTGCGCAAGATCCGCGTGCCACAGAAGCAGCGCAATCGCGAACTCGCGCTGCTGATCTTCGCCTTCCTGGTCAACGGCTCGGCGGTCGTGCTGGTGCAATTGGGTGCGGCCGGTGAGGTCGACCCGAAGTTCCTCATCTACCTCGGCGTGCTCACCGCCCTGGCGTTGGCGCTGCACATCACCCTGCGCATCGTGGCCCGCGACGCCGACCCGTTCGTGGTGCCGATCGCCACCGTGCTCACCGGCATCGGCCTGGCGATGATCTACCGCCTCGACGTGCACTGGGGCCGGCACGGCTGGGCCGCGTACTCGAACCGTCAGCTGGCCTGGGCGGGCATCGCCCTGGTGGGGGCGATTCTGGTGATCGTGCTGCTGCGCAATTACCGCGTGCTGTTCCGGTACACCTATCTGTTCGGGCTGGCCGGCGTCGTGCTGCTGCTGCTGCCGATGGTGCCGGGTCTGGGGACGGATGCCGGAGCCGACGTGTGGATCTCGCTGGGCATCTTCTCCTTCCAGCCGGGTGAGATCGCCAAGATCTGTCTGGCGATCTTCTTCGCGGGCTATCTCGTGCGCACCCGCGACAGTCTGACCTCGACCAGCAAGCGATTCCTCGGCTTCACCTGGCCACGCGCCCGCGAGCTCGGCCCGCTGCTCGTGCTGTGGCTGGTCTCGCTCGGCATCATCGTGATGCAGCACGACCTGGGCACGGGACTGCTCATCTTCGGCATGTTCGTCGCGATGCTGTACGTGGCCACCGGCAAGACCAGCTGGGTGCTCATCGGCGTGGTGCTGGCCGCCGGTGGCGCGTTCGTGGCCTGGCGGGTGCTGCCCTACGTGCACGGCCGGTTCGACAACTGGCTCAACGCCTTCGACCCCGACCTGTATTGGTCGTACGGCGGCAGTGCCCAGCTGGTCGACGGCATCTTCGGCATGGCGCACGGCGGCCTGCTCGGCACGGGGCTCGGCCAGGGCCGCCCATGGCTGACGCCGGTCGCCGAGAGCGACTACATCTTTCCCAGCCTGGGCGAAGAGCTCGGACTCATCGGACTTTTCGCGATTCTCGCGCTGTACATGGTGTTCACGGCCCGGGGTCTGCGCATCGGTGTGAACGGGCAGGATGACTTCGGCAAACTGCTGGCGGTGGGTGTCTCGTTCACCGTGGCGCTGCAGGTCGTGATCATGGTCGGCGGCGTCACGCGGTTGATTCCGCTGACCGGGCTGGCCACGCCGTTCTTGGCCGCGGGCGGGTCGTCACTGGTCGCGAACTGGCTCATCGTGGCGATTCTGCTGCGCATCTCTGATGCCGTGCGTTCGCGGCCGCGGGTGGTGATCGGATGA
- a CDS encoding PP2C family protein-serine/threonine phosphatase, protein MVFSGSSAALSHTGKVRANNQDSGYSGANLFVVADGMGGHAGGDVASSIAIARLEGLDRVYATTGEAEKALEDAIHAAATDLINTVKTKPELAGLGTTVCAIIMVDDYAVIAHIGDSRIYLYRDDALTQITTDHTFVQRLVDSGRITPEEARYHPRRSVLMRVLSDMEADPEVDTFVMPTRPGDRWLLCSDGLSGVVDDTHTAKTMALGMAPGRTADILLKQALDAGAPDNVTIVIVDVGGQHPLVSGTPTVVGAASNPQGVEVPAARTGRISWFHPARQAANEPTHFEPAAEYLEELIEEDRRRARRRRIGWIAGLVLVLALIAGALFGAYQWTQTRYFIGADEQTATVVIFRGIPQNVGPFSLSTPYEDTGLPLAVLPEFERETVQQKIPVDSLDDAHTIVDQLRQNIGSE, encoded by the coding sequence ATGGTCTTCTCGGGCTCGAGCGCCGCGCTCTCGCACACCGGCAAGGTGCGGGCGAACAACCAGGACTCCGGCTACTCCGGCGCCAATCTGTTCGTCGTCGCCGACGGCATGGGCGGGCACGCCGGGGGCGACGTCGCCTCGAGCATCGCGATAGCGCGCCTGGAGGGCCTCGACCGCGTCTACGCGACCACCGGCGAGGCCGAGAAGGCGCTCGAAGACGCCATCCACGCCGCAGCCACCGACCTGATAAACACCGTCAAGACCAAGCCCGAGCTGGCAGGGCTGGGCACGACGGTCTGCGCGATCATCATGGTCGACGACTACGCCGTGATTGCCCACATCGGCGACTCACGCATCTACCTCTACCGCGACGACGCGCTGACCCAGATCACCACCGACCACACCTTCGTGCAACGCCTGGTCGACTCGGGCCGCATCACTCCCGAAGAGGCCCGCTACCACCCGCGCCGCTCGGTGCTCATGCGGGTGCTCTCCGACATGGAGGCCGATCCCGAGGTCGACACCTTCGTCATGCCGACCCGCCCCGGCGACAGGTGGCTGCTGTGCTCCGACGGCCTGTCTGGGGTCGTCGACGATACCCACACGGCCAAGACGATGGCGCTGGGCATGGCTCCCGGTCGCACCGCCGACATCCTGTTGAAGCAGGCGTTGGATGCCGGGGCTCCCGACAACGTGACGATTGTGATCGTCGACGTGGGCGGGCAGCACCCACTCGTCTCGGGCACGCCCACGGTCGTGGGTGCGGCATCCAACCCCCAGGGCGTCGAGGTGCCGGCCGCCCGCACCGGCCGCATCTCGTGGTTCCACCCCGCCCGGCAGGCGGCCAACGAGCCGACGCACTTCGAGCCGGCCGCCGAGTATCTCGAAGAGCTGATCGAAGAAGACCGCCGGCGCGCCCGGCGGCGGCGGATCGGCTGGATCGCGGGGCTCGTGCTCGTGCTCGCGCTCATCGCCGGCGCCCTGTTCGGCGCTTACCAGTGGACACAGACCCGCTACTTCATCGGTGCCGATGAACAGACCGCCACCGTGGTCATCTTCCGCGGCATCCCGCAGAACGTCGGACCGTTCTCGCTGTCGACGCCCTACGAAGACACCGGCTTGCCGCTGGCCGTGCTGCCCGAGTTCGAGCGCGAGACCGTGCAGCAGAAGATCCCCGTCGACTCCCTCGACGATGCCCACACGATCGTCGACCAGCTGCGTCAGAACATAGGGAGCGAATGA
- a CDS encoding FHA domain-containing protein FhaB/FipA has protein sequence MSELTLLLLRIGFLVLMWFFVFAVVYSLRADLFGVKVRKLPEPQAVPAAPAPAAAPGDATVPVQALKAPAPAGGGAATTQTVSRIVITSGPKAGLELPLGTEPLTIGRSSESGLVIRDDYTSSHHARLVLWGEQWMIQDLDSTNGTWHDGHRVSAPAPVTVGAPIKVGATTFELRK, from the coding sequence GTGAGCGAGTTGACCCTTCTTCTTCTGCGCATCGGCTTTCTCGTGCTGATGTGGTTCTTCGTGTTCGCGGTGGTGTATTCGCTGCGCGCCGACCTGTTCGGTGTCAAGGTGCGCAAGCTGCCCGAACCACAGGCGGTGCCCGCGGCACCGGCACCCGCAGCCGCACCGGGCGATGCCACCGTGCCGGTGCAGGCGCTGAAGGCCCCGGCACCGGCCGGCGGCGGCGCCGCCACGACCCAGACCGTCTCGCGCATCGTCATCACGAGCGGCCCCAAGGCGGGCCTCGAGCTGCCCCTCGGGACCGAGCCGCTGACGATCGGGCGCTCGAGCGAGTCGGGGCTCGTCATCCGTGACGACTACACCTCCAGCCACCACGCCCGCCTCGTGCTGTGGGGCGAGCAGTGGATGATCCAGGATCTCGACTCGACCAACGGCACCTGGCACGACGGCCATCGCGTGTCGGCCCCCGCTCCGGTGACCGTCGGCGCGCCCATCAAGGTGGGCGCCACGACGTTCGAGCTGCGGAAGTAG
- a CDS encoding FhaA domain-containing protein, whose amino-acid sequence MGLLDSFERGLERAVNGAFAKTFRSGIQPVEIASALRSELDKKAAVVSRDRILVPNTLAVRLAPADSERMAAIGPALIGELTEIVRTHAASQHYSFAGPVSVTLQRDDELSTGTLRVDSRTAEGTVSWRGVVDIAEKRHPLRKGRTVIGRGSDADITIADAGTSRKHVEILWDGERAMVRDLGSTNGTLLEGQKVTEAPLPPESTVRIGRTDIVFRVVPQAAPIARATDAATRQFGVGEGRL is encoded by the coding sequence GTGGGACTACTTGACAGCTTCGAGAGGGGACTCGAGCGTGCCGTCAACGGCGCGTTCGCGAAGACCTTTCGCAGCGGCATCCAACCCGTCGAGATCGCCTCTGCCCTGCGCAGCGAGCTCGACAAGAAGGCCGCCGTCGTCTCGCGCGACCGCATTCTCGTGCCGAACACCCTCGCGGTGCGCCTGGCGCCGGCCGACTCCGAACGCATGGCGGCCATCGGCCCGGCGCTGATCGGCGAACTCACCGAGATCGTGCGCACGCATGCGGCATCCCAGCACTATTCGTTCGCCGGCCCCGTCTCGGTGACCCTGCAGCGCGACGATGAGTTATCCACAGGCACGTTGCGCGTGGATTCGCGCACGGCCGAAGGCACGGTATCGTGGCGCGGCGTGGTCGACATCGCCGAAAAGCGTCACCCGCTGCGCAAGGGGCGCACGGTGATCGGTCGCGGCAGCGACGCCGACATCACGATCGCCGACGCGGGCACGAGCCGCAAGCACGTCGAGATCCTCTGGGACGGCGAGCGCGCCATGGTGCGCGACCTCGGCTCGACCAACGGCACGCTGCTCGAGGGCCAGAAGGTCACCGAAGCGCCCCTGCCACCCGAATCGACGGTGCGCATCGGCCGCACCGACATCGTGTTCCGCGTGGTGCCACAGGCGGCTCCGATTGCGCGGGCGACGGATGCCGCAACCCGGCAGTTCGGCGTGGGGGAGGGCCGTCTGTGA